A region from the Populus trichocarpa isolate Nisqually-1 chromosome 18, P.trichocarpa_v4.1, whole genome shotgun sequence genome encodes:
- the LOC18111075 gene encoding actin-related protein 2/3 complex subunit 3 — MVHHSSFVDEEGVRKACGCPLLPLKSHIKGPAPVSDQDRTDIVDEAITFFRANVFFRNFDIQSPADKLLIYLTFYINVALKRLEGCRTLAEGTKAIINLGLEKVPVPGESGFPFPGLFADPQSQKEAELFRNYLKQIREETSGRLLSVAYRPNGTPNKWWLAFAKRKFMNVVAL, encoded by the exons ATG GTTCATCACTCTAGTTTTGTGGATGAGGAGGGAGTAAGAAAAGCTTGCGGCTGCCCTTTGCTTCCATTAAAAAGTCATATAAAGGGTCCTGCTCCAGTTTCGGATCAAG ATAGAACTGATATAGTTGATGAGGCAATCACATTTTTTCGCGCCAATGTTTTCTTTAGAAATTTTGATATTCAGAGCCCAGCTGATAAGCTCCTTATTTACTTAACATTCTACATCAATGTGGCTTTGAAGAGGCTTGAGGGTTGCAGAACTTTGGCTGAAGGAACGAAAGCAattattaacttgggtttgGAGAAGGTTCCTGTTCCTGGAGAGTCTGGCTTTCCTTTCCCAGGCCTTTTTGCTGATCCTCAATCTCAGAAGGAAGCAG AGCTATTCAGAAATTATCTTAAACAGATAAGGGAAGAAACTAGCGGGAGACTATTGAGTGTTGCATACAGACCCAATGGGACTCCAAACAAATGGTGGTTGGCCTTTGCCAAGAGGAAATTCATGAATGTCGTCGCtctttga